Within Urocitellus parryii isolate mUroPar1 chromosome 10, mUroPar1.hap1, whole genome shotgun sequence, the genomic segment CATTGGATAGAACTTTCCCAagttttttgttccccaataaaagcccactctctggcgtgcttcttcctctctcctgctggtctcttgtgtaaacctcgctACCACATCAGGTGGCTAGAGGTAGGAGCCGGGAGAAGCCGTCTCTTAACTgggcaagaaaaaggtaaattgaatTTTAGGTGTCTTTAATTTGAtttcactagttaacttctatgtttagaacctctagtatgaagGTAGCGTGCTAGTCGCGCGGCAGATTTGCACCCACGAGGGAGCATATTAGGCTCCTTGTTTTCCTGGTTCAAGACTACTTGCTTCTGTGCATACAGGAAGTAAGTTCACCATTGTGCACCTGCACGAACAGAGGACCACCTAGACAGATGGACTTGGACTGTAAACAGGTGGTAGCACAAAGGTGAGCAGTTGCCATGTACCAAACACCCCGATAAATGTTTCAGACACAGCTTTCCTCAGTGTCCCCCGAGGCAGGAACTCCCATCTTCATCCTACAGATGAGGACAGCAAGGTGGACAAGAGAGGGGGCCAGAGGCAGCGGTTGTAACCAGCCTGCAGAAAACCTCAATCttaatgctgtgtgtgtgtgtgtgtgtgtgtgtgtgtgtactagagACTGACCCAAGAGCACTCTACCTGTCAGCTACATGACCAGTACCTTAAAAAAGTTCtgaaggctggggttatagctcagtggtagagtgcttgaagcatagcacgtgtgaggcactggatttaattcttggcatcacataaaatcagtaaataaaataaaggtcttgtgtccatcaacaacgaaaaatatttttttaaaaaagtttttgagaCGGGATTTCATTAAACaggtttcaaacttgcaatcctcctgcttcagcctcccaagtaactgggattacaggcacgcaccatggcacccagctctCTTATGCTATTTTGCCTCAATCAGAAGATAAACAAAGTCACTTCCATCCTACTACTGAAGGCCTCAGGTCCCCAAATTAACTTCCCTGTCCCCTCATCCCAATACAAAGAAGGTTCTCAGCCTCACAGAGACAAAACACTGGCCTAAATGCCACTGTGCTTGAGGCTGCAGAGGACGTGTGGAAAAGCAACTTTCATAAACACCTGGATACGAACTAGACTGCAGAAAGCACTGGGGGTGCAGGCAACTTGGCAGTGGCCGAGCAGGTGGGCCATCTGCTTCCGATGCAGCTGCCTATGCCATTCCCAGGAAGGCAACCTGAACGGCCTCTGCTCTAGCCCTGAGCACTCGGGATTCCTTCCTCACTCAGCTGTCTGACGGTGTCACCACTCTGCTTCAAAGTCACAGAGATCTGTCCCCTGACTTCTCACACAGCAGAAGTTCTCAGCTACAGGCAGAGAAGATGGAGGCTCCCGTTGGGCCCTCTCCAGCCTCGACCTTGTCGAATGCTCCTGATTTGCAGAAGTCCCTGCTGGACTGGGTGGAAAAGAAAGTCCAAATTCCACAGAGAATTCTGGACCATCTTGAAAGCCCTCTCTGGTTAAGTGATGTCTCTCCCTCCCCATGGTTTCCTGCTCAACTCAGACGTGCCCTCCTCTTGAAAAATGCAATGCTGCCCTCCTTGGTATGTGTGCCCTCCAAACATGTCCTGCTGCTGCCCCTCCATGGGCAAACAGCTCCTGGACCTTGGCTTATGGTCTGACAACCACAAGAAGGTCCCAGCCTAGTTCTCAATGTGCCTCATTTATGCATCCTCGGACAGGGCCAGAGGCATCAGTGGAGCCGGGGAACTGTATTTTgtgggggactgaacccaggaatgctttacactgaactatatctccagctctttttatttttgagaccaaGTCTTAGTGGCTTTGGACTTCACGGAGTTGctaagctggcttcaaacttgtgaccctcctgtctcagcctgtcACCTGATCATAGGTGTGGTCCCTGTACCCACCAGGGCAACTTTCACTTAGCATTTCAGGATGACATTCCTGAACCCCACTCCACCACAGACAATACAACTGTCTCTTTTTATTGCTCTAGAGAGCCGCCTGACATTTTCTTGCAGGAGCCAGGCCTCCCTTCCGCAGGGGAGAACCAAATAAAGAATTTGCCTATGTATATGCACTCCCATgacttgattttaattctattttcatCCCACCAAAGTTCCCAGTGTCCAGCATCACTGAAAAAAGATCCACCATAAATTATAAATGTGagttatcaatttttaaattctggcaTCCCTTAATCTCTGTGGGAAGTTCCTAAACTGAGTGCCAACCAAAAATACCTGGAATGTTGGCACACTCATCCAGGACACAAGCATAGGCCTCTCACAGACCTGCCTGGTTAGCTTTCCAGCACTGTAACGAAATGCCTGAGATCATCAATATAGAGAAAAGACTGGTTTTGGCtcagttttgaaggtttcagtccAGTTGGATCATGGCTGGTTGGgctcatggctctgggcctgtggtgaggcagcaagTGGCAAAGTAAAACCATTTACATCAcaaaccaggaagcaaaaaagaaagaggagagagactgGGCTCCCACAATCTTCTTCAAGGGCGCacctctcactaggccccaccacctcccaaggTGCACCCTGGTGACCACTGAGCCCTCAGCACGGGCCCTGGGGAACacttattcaaaccatagcagtgcCCTTAGCCACTGGAGTCGCCGTCTGACATGAACTGCAACTCAAGGCCCACACAGGCCAGAAGCACAGTCCCAGCAAGCCACAGCACTCTGTGGTGAATCACCCTcatgcctggtgcagtggcacacgactgtaatcccagtggctcaggaggctgaggcagtaggatctcaagtccaaagtcaacctcagcagcttagcgaggccctaagcaactcagtgacaccctgtctctaaacaaaaaaatattttaaaaagggctggggatatggcttagtggttaagcatccctgggttcagtccctggtaccaacaacaacaacaacaacaaatcactCTCGCATGCTGctccaggagcctctgcctgctAAGCCCTGACCATGGAAAACCACCCTTCTTCAGAGGGCAGCAGACATGCTCAGCCACAGAGTCATGGACATCAGGAAGGTGGACGCAGGGCCATGGAGAGACAAAGGGGATGTACTGAGCCAGGGCTCTGTAACACCCACAGCCTCCCCTGCTTCCCTCTCTTCCTAAACCACGGCGTCTGTTATGGAGTACTTTGGTACTTTGGTATCCTGGGATTAGGAGCAGGGCACTGCCGACAGGGTGGACTGTCATAGACTCGAagccctcctcccttctctgtggCACCTGTGGGGCTTGACCAAAGCACCAGAGAGTTTCTGGGTACCTTGGAGgtgctctatttttttcttcaatctaGCTACAatgaaaagacaataaaaatattagtgcAGAAAATTCTGTAAAGGCACACTTTAAGCTTCATCATAGATTGTGTTTATTACAATTTATGGAGGGGGTGGGACACTGAGCACGTGCTCCCTCGTGGCACCAGGTCTGGCTCTGCAGTCTGCATGGTGAGTGGTCAAAGTGTTGATTCCCCTTCCTTCTCGCTGGGGCTGGTGCCCAGGCAGCCCTGCAACACACAGCGCAATGGCCAGCCTCAGGCACGATTCCGAGGCAAACTGGCTCAACTCTCCTTACGTGCACATTCAGACCTCAGGATCCATGGTTTCTCCATGCATGGATCCAACCACTCCAAGTCaaagatattttttagaaaacaataaaaaacaacaattcaacaatagcaaaaaaataatgcaaattttaaaacaaaatataacaactattcatgtagcatttacattgtattaggtgttataagaaatctagagatgcgAATGAATACAGGAGGATGTGTAGCTTATTCGCAAATATTATCCATCTTATATAAGGGATTTGAACATCCTCAGATTTGGGTATCCTAGCAGGGCTGGTCTTGGAATGAATCCCCCAaagatactgagggacaactgtataCAACAGTTGAAAAACTTCCAGGGGACGCTAATTGTAAGGCAggcaaaaatcttaaatattttctccttatttacTTCAAAAATGGAAGATGCTTAATTTGCATACATAGAAAATGCTTCAGATAAGTTCCACTCCTTAGTCATTCTTTGTCAAATTCACACAGCCCACGGTTGAGAGCATAAAGGGAGTGAGGTTTACTGGCTCCTTCACCAAGCAGCAGCATGGTGAGGAGTTGTGCAATGCTGCATGAGTACATTCTCTCATCTGCAGGTTCTCCATGACATGGACACCGTAACAGGCCCCAAGAGAACATTTCCAAGCACACTCAGAGCAGAGGTGGGCAGCACAGGTTGGTCAGTTCATGACTGCCCTAGTTCTCACAGGACATGTGGTCAGGGCAATTGCTACTTTGGGAGGTTTTTCCACCTATACTGAAAAAGACAAATTAGAATGCTCGCATTCAAACTCCTTGAGAATGGTCAGATACGAGCACAAATAATGCACTCATCCAAGGAGAAAATTTTTCTTggcggtttttttttttctaaatttaatacTACTACAGAAAATCTCTTCAAATGAATCCCTTTTCAGGAAGGAACCTGCTTCCTGTGTGCGAGCAGGCACCAAGATAGCTGAGGAGCAAGCACAGCATGCAGGATGTCAGCAGCAGGCCCTGCTCAGGGGGGTTCCACAGGATGCTAGTCTCTGAGCTTGGCTCAAAATGCCTCATCACTGGCAAGGAGCTACTGTGAGAAATGCTGGTAAGCCACTGAGGCTTTTTGAATCAGAACAGTCTCCTCATCAGCAAATATCATTGTGAGGAGTTATTTTGGCCCAACTGTAAGTAACACCATGTTTTTTAAACTacatgaaatttcttttcttttttctgggggggggggggagggcactagggattgaactcaggggcactcaaccacttagccacatcctcagccctgttttgtatttggGGCacagcctcactgagttgcttactgcctcacttttgctgaggctggctctgaagttgcaatcctcctgcctcagcctcccaagccactgggattacaggcatgcaccaccgtgcctggcaaactatatgaaatttcttttttttttttttttttttttgagagagagagagagagagagagagagagagagagagagagagaatttttaatatttattttttagttatcggcggacacaacatctttgttttgtatgtggtgctgaggatcgaacccgggccgcacacatgccagatgagcgcgctaccacttgagccacatccccagcccatgaaattTCTAATAGAAGACATTGCAAAAAGAAAGTACTGTTTTTACCTTGGTAAACAGTTTCTCTTTTGAcacattatatgtgtatatacctatacacatatacacacacactcacatacatatatgtggGTATTGGGATTGAATcaggagtgctctgccactgcactccatccccagtactttttattttttgtcttgagatagagcctcactaatttgctgaggctgaccttgaacttgtgtctcattgcctcagcctcccaatttgctaggattacagatatgcatcaCTGTGCTCAATGACAcatcatatttcttttaaagtttttaccCCTCCACTGAAGACTCTAtagaaaaaatttctttttcgTCTGAGAGCTGGAGGATATTCCTTTGCTTTCAGATCCAATGACAAAGTTCCCTCATTTTCACTTTCGTTGATATCCCTGAAGCATCCAGATTCGATGATCTGCACACACAGAAGAGAGCACAGAGAAGCTGCAGAAACACGTAAGGTCAGGGGTCCCCCAGAGCCATTTGCCCCTACCCGTACCCATGCTTGATGTGGGGCACCTCAGAGCTCCTCAGCCCATTCTGGTTCCCTTTCCCAGACTCCTCTTCCCTGTTTCCTGATCACTTCTTGGAACAAGTGTTGTggcctcttttcttcctctctgagtGTGCCACCAGAGGAGTTAATACCACGGCTGTCAGCACCCTGCTTAGGGAGCAGGACTCCAGGACGGCAGGCAAGCCACTGTGATGGCTGCCTCCTATACACTTCTTTACTGTGACTTACTTCTGGGTAACTGCCAATATGGTCTTGGCTTGTCCATGGTCTAGTCATTGAATAAATGTGAGCATGCAagcacccacacccacacccacttcTGTCACTATTGGAAGTAGCATAAACCTGCTCTGCTGGAAAGGGTAGTACCTCAGTCTGCCAGGGGATGGAGACACACCCAGTAACAAATTGAGCGTAGAAGCTGTCATCTGTGGTGTCCAGGTAGACTCCTTTCACTGCAGAGAACCGTCCAATATCCACGACATCCTTACAATAAATGGCATGAGGCTGTGCCCCAAGAACAGAGAAAGGCATCAGCTCGTGAGATGAGTGGAGTAATCCTTAGCTCCCTTAATCACAAAGAACGAAGGCATGCAAAACCCATATTTAAATGTCACCAGGCTGGGGTGTACTGGCGCACGTGTATAATGGCTCTATAACGTGAGCTGTCTCTGTGGTCTTGTTTGCTTAAGGTGAGGACACAGGCAGTCTAGGACTACCCCAAGCCCCTGACCTACATGTTCCCCAACCCTTCTCAGAACTATGGAAATGGTCCCTCCTCAGAGACTGCTGGCAGCCTGCCTTCCCTGTTCCTGACCCTAAGCAGTCCACCTCTCCAGACCAGATGGCCCATCTGAGGTCCTTGTCATGGACTCCTGTCAGATGATGCTGTTCCAAATGTGCTGGTCAGCCTGACCTACTGCTTATCTCTGCAGAGACCTTGCCTGTCTTGTTCTCCCTGTGCCTTAATACCTATAGCGCTGACTGGCAGGTAGTGGGCATTTGTTAAATATGTCACACGGGAATCAATTCCAAGGAAGCTGTAACATATAATGTGAAGATAAAGACACAAAGCAAGTCCTGAGCAAGTCCTACtactagtaaaaatattttaatcatacaCCTATCTCTACTCCACCAACCCTACAACACTTCCTCGCCTTCATGTTTCTAGAGGGTCTGTAGCAGGCTGTTCAGGATAGAGTTGAAGCTGCTTTTGCTCtgagtttattttataaagaatatggTTACCTACCTGTCTTCCTGTCCTGCCCTAAATGATCTTGCCACCAGACCCCTCCCATGACCTGGCCCTGCCCACTGCCTGCCAAAAGTAACTAACTCCTCCCATGGCCTGGCTCTGCTAAGGCTGTGTATAAAGTCCCGAACCTTGTGGCCAGAAGCTATTTTATCCCTGAAAGTGAGCCATATCAGGTACTTAAACAATTGACCCCACCACTGAATAAAGAGTAGTCTGCTGATCTGAAATCTGTTCCCCGCCTCCGCCATTTGTGCACTCATGTGCTTACTTACACTTATGCTGTGCTGGATTCCCACAGGCCAGTGCCCTGCCCTATGCTAAGCACTTTGGAGACATGATATCATTTGATACCAACAGCATGCCCAAAAGGAGGCACGGTGACAGCTCCAGGGTCCTCAGGGTGGGGCCCGGCTATCATCCCAGGACCTTATGAAAACTGGAGGGGGGACTTATTCCAGACTGAAGTAGCAGGAGGGCACTGCTTGGGAGAAAGTGAGTGCAGGACAAGAGGTAAAACCGACCCAGAGCAGAACAGGGACCTGTGTAACAGGGAGGGCCTGGAAGGGCAGGCCAGGGAGGTCTGAGGTGGTGGTGAGGTGTCTAAGGGCAGGGCTTGGCTGCACCAGCAGTGACAGCAGACCCCAGGCCCTGGAGTTAGAGAGTTGCCAGGAAGGTCTATGAGTGGCTGAGGGGGCTGGGAGTGAGGAAGGAGGTTGCAGCAGACAGGACCTGCCCCACAGAGCTGAAGCCACACCATGACGGCATCAGATACTGTATCTGTTTGGGATCAGTGTTCTCAGACACCAGCTCCTGAGGGCAGCGTACTTACATCAGGGCAGAAAGGTGGGTCCAACATGTTTGCCTCCAGTCTGCTGAAGCTGATGTTCTTGAACACCGGGTGCTGCTTCACTCCTGCAGCCCCCTCGCCCCTGCAGCCCAGCCGCTCACTTGGATTCTTGGTGAGTAGCTGCACAAGAGGCAAAAATGGGTCAACTTAAGCTCCTAGGATAAAAACAGAAACTCAAGACAGACTCCATAATAaccaaggagccagggacagcaGAAAGCACATATGTGTAAACACAATCACTTCAACCTCAAAGTAACATTGTCTACCAAACCACATGAATTCTGACCACAGGATGCTTCCCAAAAGGCAAAACTAAAATTTTGCCTTTGAGTTACCAGTAAATGAGGTAACAGCAAATGGGAAGGCACACAGGGCAAGGCCTTCTTTGCTCTGCACACCTGAGCTGGGCCTGGGCCCAGGTCCTATCCCTGCAGGTGCTTTGCACTCCCTGCTCTCTGCTGGGACTGTGTGACTCTTGTGCAAGTTACTGGTGTTCTCTGAGATGCCTTCGTCCAATCTATTCATTGAAATTTaactcattctttcttctttttttacaacccagcactggggattgaacccagagtgctctgccattgagccacatccctagccctttttattttgagacaggatctcactaagttgcgtacggcctcattaagttgcccaggatgacttctaacttgtgatcctcctgcctcagcttcctgagtagatgggattacaagtatgctcCACAGCACCCAGCTTAAGTTGGGTTTCTTCTCTTAGCAGATGATGAAGGTTAAATGATACTGAACATGTTatgtgcattatttcattttatcctcCCAATAATCCTGTAAGGTAGAAGTTCTCCCACCCACATTTTATAGATAGAGACTGGGACTCGGAGAGGTGAGCTCATGGCGGAAAGATGGACTCACCACCAAACTCCAGAGCTAGCTATTCACAACACTGCCCCAGGCGTGGATATCACCTTCTCGCCCAGTGTGCCAGCACAGTGGGATTTCATCCCCCAAATCCTTATGCTCTTGTCTCTATCTTTGTTTATGGCACCCACTGCTTTTTCTATCTGTCATTTTGATGGGTTTTAGGCCTACTACTAAACTGTGGGCTCCTTAGGGACAGGCTCTATTTCTAACATTCCTGCAGCTGTCGAGGGTAGAGCAAACCACTCAGTCAATATTTATCAaactggccaggtgcagtggcacactcctgtaatcccagtggctcaggaggctagggcaggaggatcgcgagttcaacgtcagcctcagtaacttggtgagacactaagcatcttagtgagaccctaagcaccctgcctcaaaataaaatataaaaaagggctggggatgtggctcagtgattaagtgctccctgagttcaatacctagtacaaatatatatacagcAAACTGAATATAAATAGTAGCTTGATCGGAATGCTGTGACAGGTCGTCACCTCCAAACAGAGTGAGCTGTCTGGGAGAAAAACCAGGCTGATCCCACAGCTCAGTGACAAGCCTGCAGCACCCATAGTTTCATATGTGGAAACACAATGAGaggaaatcaaaataattattctcCAGCCACTACACCTTGCATCCCCTTTTCTCAGTGCTTAGAGTCCACAACCCACCACCAAGCCAGTCCTCTGCACACAGCCCAGCCCCCTTGCCTCTCTCCTGCTCCACCACACTGCAGAGCTGGGCAGCATGACTGCTGTTCTGCCTGAGCCTGTACCATCCACTGGGTAGGGCAGGGACACTGCAAATCCACTGGACCCCTCTGGGGAACCCTCTTCCACTCCCTAGTCCTTCAACTGTCTCCTCTGTCCTTATACCCCCAACACCTACCTTGTTCCACTGATATTGAGGACCTATATACAGAAGCCCCTGCCCACATCTACTCTGCCAGCTTCACTAGGTGCAGACTCTGGAGGGGCCCACCCACACTCTCCTCCATCACCTCTTCTCCTCCCCACTGCAAGATCTTGGCTCTGGAGTCTTCCCCTCCCTAGCTGTTTCTTCTCAGGCCATCAGTTTGGAGTTAGCCTAGACCCCTCCCCTCCACATGGGCAAATCCCTAGGCTCTGCCTTCAGGATCCACCCAAGATCAGACCACTGCTCACACTTGCTCTGCCACCAGAGTCTAAGCCTCCTCCACAGGGTTCTCGTGCTGGGCCAGGGGCTGCACAGAGCTGGGGAAAGCCTGCCTGCTCCACAAAAACTACCAGAGTGAGTTAGAAGTTTAATTTCCCGGCAGAGCCTGACCCACCATCCTACAAATGGATTTGGTGTCCTCGGAAAACTTGGCGGAGTACTGTTCAGGATCCCTCTTCACTCTTCGGTCAACCTCTTCCCGTTTgactttctctttgaattttctgAATGGAGAATGTCCCTGAATCATTTCATATATCAGACAGCCAAGTCCCCACCAATCAGGACTAAATGTGTACTTTTCGTTATTGATAACTTCCGGAGCTAAATAACAATAcagaaaattcaattaaattttggtttaaaatctatcattaattctaaataattatatatttaatatataattccaACATGGAGGAAACTTAAAAGCATTATAGTAAGTGAAAGAAACTAGACACAGGGGTCAAATAACACATCATTCTGCTTATATGAAACAGATGGAATAGAACAATGCACGGAGACAACCAGAGTGAGCGAGAATTCAGAAAGTAAACTCCTGTGGCCGGGCCCAGGGCTAGAAGGGGAGGGTTAAAGAGTGGCTGTTAATGAGCACAGGTTTCTTTTTTAAGGTGATAAAACATGTTTTGAAACTGGTGGTGGCTGCACAACTGTGAATACACTAAAATCCACAAAATCGCATGCTTGGAACTGTTAGGTTCTGTGGTATGTGATGTCTGTACACACGGGATGAGCTCAAGTCGGCAGGAGAACACCATGAGGCCAAGGTGCTTCCTGAGGGGATGCCCTCCATTCAGAGCCACCCATGGGTGTCCCTAGTGCACTGTCACTGTTTGCCAGTGAGTGTAAATCCCTTAAGCCAGTAAGGGCAGGAATGGTGACATGGGATCTTCTGCAGGGCTCTTAGTGGCTTGAAGTTCCCTCAGAGGCCACAGGGTTGGGCTGGCTCTGCCCACAGATTCTCTGGAAGAAGCAGATTAAGATGATTTCCCAGGAGGTCTGCAAGGTCCACATGCACAAGGGTACTGGCAAAGTGAGGGGACCGACAGCTTTGTCCTGACTTTCCCTCATGCAGTGGTATAACCTCAGGACTCCAGAGACCTCCAAGGCCTCATTCCTTGTCTGTAAAAAGAGGGGTATAGTCGAGGGGCCTCCTCAGTAGTTCAACAACCTGAAACCATCTACCGTGTCAGGAAGAGCACCAGGCCCCTTGTGTGGCAACTGCTCTGTTCAGAGGCATTCTGGCATCTAGAGGGAAAGGCCGAAGACCACTGAGGTGGTCTTTTACATACCCATGTAGCCAACAGTTCCAACTCTTCCTCGAACCATCTCCCCTTCTGGGATCTGCAAGGCTAAACCAAGATCTGAAATCCGGATGTGTCCTGTGTGTGTTCAAACACGATAGACAGATCATAGGGAGaagcaatgccatttattttatttttattttttttgctgtctctttttttttttttattggttgttcacaacattacaaagctcatttttttaaaaatatttttttagttgtagatggacacaatacctttatttatttttttaaaaatttttatgtggtgccagggattgaatccaggtcctcacacatgctagacaagtgctccactactgaactacaaccctgccccaacacctttttttaaaaaaatatttattttttagttgtaggtggacataatatctttattttatttttatgtggtgctgaggtttgaacccagtgcctcacgtgtgctaggcgagcactctaccactgagccacaaccccagccccccaacacCATTTTAGTAATAGAAACaactggagaaaaaaattgtcttaaGAGCCATGGATGAAAAAACTAGCACCTCAAACTCTgaaatctttaaatataaaattacatttaaccgctggagttgtggctcaatgttaGAGAGCTTgctggcacatgtgaggtcctgggttcaattctcagcaccacatataaataaataaaataaaggtctattgacaactaaaaaaaaaaattaaaataaaaacatttttaaaaattacatttaaccttttcacatttaataaaattctacACAGTGCATTCAATTTCACTAACAACTAGAAATTAGATTTATGTTTGGGAAGTTCTTTAATCATAGACAATCACCACATAAGATATAAACACTATATTATTATACCTGTTGTAACTTACCAGgtgtacatatgaatatacaatGACTATTAGATCAACTATAAAACAGCAAATACTTTCTGTCAGAGTACCAGACCAGGAGGCTTATCACGGACAACTATATATGAATGATATGGAGGTTTTTTTCCTAGAGAACAAATGTAATAGAGTCAGGGAAATAACAATCTCAATTAGGGCACTTCATTCAAAGAGCCATACAATGTGTGAATGCCTTGGGCATAGGgggtaaacatttattgaattcccataaaaataacacattgtggaaaatattcttataaggacacctgtAATTGGAAGTGGGCCCAACCTAACTGCCTCATTTTATTGactgtggtgctggagatggagcccagggcctggcaagtGCTTTCCCTCTGAGATACTTCTCAGCCCCTGATGAGCTCATCCTACTTTGGTTACCTCTGTAAAGGTCCCGTCTCTAAACACTGTCACATCCTGCACTCCTGGAGGTTGGGACTTTATGGAAGTTGTgagaatcaaaatggagtcaatGTGTCAAATTCTG encodes:
- the Grk4 gene encoding G protein-coupled receptor kinase 4 isoform X6, whose amino-acid sequence is MNGGDLKFHIYNLGSPGFDEQRAVFYAAEVCCGLEDLQKERIVYRDLKPENILLDDHGHIRISDLGLALQIPEGEMVRGRVGTVGYMAPEVINNEKYTFSPDWWGLGCLIYEMIQGHSPFRKFKEKVKREEVDRRVKRDPEQYSAKFSEDTKSICRMLLTKNPSERLGCRGEGAAGVKQHPVFKNISFSRLEANMLDPPFCPDPHAIYCKDVVDIGRFSAVKGVYLDTTDDSFYAQFVTGCVSIPWQTEIIESGCFRDINESENEGTLSLDLKAKEYPPALRRKRNFFYRVFSGGGCLGTSPSEKEGESTL